CGTAAAGCAGAAACTGTAATTTCTCGTGAAATAATCACAATTGCTGCAAAAGCCATTGAAATGGTTGGGTTCCACTGTACTAAAACAATCAGTGCAGCCGCCACCATGAGCTTATCTGCAACTGGATCTAAGAAACGGCCAAATGCTGAAGTCTGGTTTAAAGTTCGTGCCAAATAGCCATCAAACCAATCGGTAATAGCAGCAAACACAAAAATAGCCGTCAAGATAATATGACGACTCATACTTCCTTCGTGCTCACCAATACCCATTGCAGGCGGCCAATACGCAATCACCAAAAATACAGGAATAAGCGCGATACGCGCCAACGTTAGGATATTTGGGATATTCAGGATTCGCCCTGTGGTCATAAACACCGCCAATTAAGTCTTCAAGCATCTTGTAACAGACAAAAATACTTTCTTCAATATTGTATCTATCTGTAACAGCCACTTTATACGAAATATATGAATCGAGGAAGTGGACTGCTCAAGTAAATACCGTAACAGTTTGCCGTAAAATTGCAATTAAATGATCATTTTGGTCCCAAAGATGGGCAGCTTCTGTGGAATAACCTTCACCCGCATATTCAGTTACCACTTTATATTTAAACCAGTCATACAATTGATGTTGAAACGGATGGACATAGGTAATGTGCCAAGTTAAAGAACTTGCAGGAGCAACTTGCTTAAACATCGGCAATACACCAGGTGGCCAAATATCCATCAAAACAATTAAATCTGGCAAAGTCATTTGACGATTTTCATGCTTCTCTGGAGAAAACCTTGACCATCCTCCAAAGTCAGCATACTGACTTCCTGTAACAGGATAGTGACCTTCTGCCCAGCATACATCAAAATGTTGATAGCATTCTGGCATTTGTCTAGCAAAAGGAATAGGTTGTAAATCTTCTGGTGGTGCATAAACTGGAACTCTAGGTTCTTGCCGCACATTAATACTCGATGCACGAGGTACACCAAAGCTCGCAACCAAAATGGTTTGTACCGCCCCATCTTGCCATAAACGGGTTTCAAGCGTAGTGACCGACTTACCTTCCCTTAAAATTTCAATAGTCAATTTAGCAGGCCCCTGCTGTACAGGCCCCACAAAAGTAATATTACAGCTTAATAATCTTTTATTTGGATCTTGAATATTGCAGCAGGCTTTTTGCATGAGTAATCCAGCGACAAGACCACCAAAAACGGTTCGCCCTTGTAACCACCCTTCAGGTATTTCAATCCATTCCTTTTGTTTTATTTCTTCAAATAATTGCAGTAATGACATTCACTTCCCTAAAGCACTCTGACTCTTGATGAAACATCTTTCATCATTTTAAAGGGAATGTGAATGGTCATTCTTCTACTTATATACCAACTATTTGGTCACTCAGTATAGAAACGTAGCTTTATTCATGCAGAATTTTATAAATCGTTCTCGCCATCATCTCACCAAAACCGGGCACAAGAGTGAGCTCTTTTTCAGATGCTTTTAAAACACCTTGAATCCCACCAAAATGAGTTAATAAATCTCGACGACGCTTTGGTCCTAATCCTGGAATTGCTTCCAGAACTGAGGTACTACGGCGTTTATCACGTTTAGCACGATGTTTAGTAATCGCAAAACGATGGGCCTCATCACGCACCTGTTGAATTAAATGCAATGCTTTATGGTCTTCTGGTAACTGGATTTTCGTGCCATCAGTAAAATGCAGAGTTTCAAGTCCGGGTTTACGCCCTTCACCTTTGGATACACCCACCATAAAAGCATCTAGTCCAAGCTCTTGCATAACTTCCATTGCCATATGGAGTTGACCTTTACCACCATCAATCAACAGTAAATCAGGCAATATGGCCTTTTTATAACGGCGTGTTAAAGCTTGTCGCATAGCAGCATAGTCATCGCCTGCCGTGATGTCTTGAATCGCGAATTGGCGGTAGTCACGCTTACGCGCTCCGCCTTGGTCAAACACGACACATGAAGCAATTGGAGCTTCACCCATAGTATGACTAATATCAAAACATTCAATACGATCGACAGGTCTTCCCACCACTTGCTCTAACTGATGGAAACGTTCATTAAGTTCTAAATGATTACTCAACTGCCCTTTAATGGCATGCTGAACGTTCATTTCAGCTAACTCTAGCCACTCGGCACGAGTTTCTCGAACATTACTCTTAATCTGAACTTTTTTCCCAAACTGCTGCGCCAATGCTTCTTCTAATTCTTTACAGTCAGGCAATGCGATGTTCACAATGAGTTCATTGGGTACTTCATCTGCAACCTGAAAGTAAAAGTTCGCTATAAAGTCACTGAGCATTTGCCCAAGATCATCACCTAGCATGTCTGGGAAATAACTTTTTCCACCTAGCATTCGCCCATTGCGTACATACATAATTTGCACGCATGTCACGCCTGCTTGATATGCAATTGCCAGAATATCTGCTTCGCCTTTGACCTTAAATACGGCTTGTAGGGCTTGTACTTCACGCAATAAAGATAAACGATCACGGTAAAAAACAGCTTTTTCAAATTCGAGCTCAGCCGCCGCTTGTTCCATTTTTGCAATGAGCTCTTGATTAAGCTCTTTGGTATCACCTTGCAAAAAGCGAATACTATTATTAACGTCTTCTTTATAATCTTCGGGCGAAATCAGACCTACACAAGGAGCTGAACACCGCTTGATCTGGTATTGCAAACATGGGCGCTTGCGCTGTGAGAAATAGCTATTTTCACACTGACGTACATTAAAAAGTTTTTGCAAAACCAGTAATGTATCACGTGCGCTATAAGCACTTGGGTAAGGCCCAAAAAACTTACCAATTTGGTGCTTCCCTTTGCCGCGGCCACTAGCAAGCCGAGGATAAGGCTTATCGGCCGAAACAAAAATATAGACATATGACTTATCGTCCCGCAGCATAATGTTATACGGCGGGCGATATTGTTTAATTAAGTTTTGTTCTAGGAGTAAAGCTTCAGTTTCTGAACGAGTAACCAAAGTTTCAATATCATAAATTCGTGCAACTAAAGCTTGAGTTTTAGGATGCTCAATCTTTTTAACAAAATAACTCGACACCCGATTTTTTAGGTTTTTTGCTTTGCCGACATATAACAATTCGCCCTCCTTCCCTAGCATTTTGTAAACACCTGGAAGTTGGGTCATGTTGGCTAAAATTTTTTCAATATGGGGACGAGCGTTTTGATTCACTATTGGCATGCATGGCTTAATACTGAATACCTAATGTGATGTTTTCACTTCTACTTTTCAAGTGCTTTACTGTGCCAGAACATAAATTTGGAAACAGATTTGGATATGGCCCGACAAACTATGTCGTACTCGCTTAAGAATCGAGACGATAGTAACTATATTTCACGTCTTTTTCTTTATAGACCGCATAGGTTTTTTGACGGAAATCCGAGAACCAGCCATTGCCTGTGTAACCTGCAATATGACCATAAGTATGACCACTTGTTCGCTCAATAATATAAATATCGCCTTCTTGTGGACGATTAAAAGCAGGTTTAATTTTTTTATAACCGTTTTTTTCCAGCGTATGTCCCCAGTCGGAAGCAGCTACAGGATGCTTTGATACATCTGCCCCTGCCGCTTGTAGAGCAATACGAATATTTTTGGCGCATTTCTCTTTACTATGATTGGCAGATATACTTTCAAGCTTACTTGAGAAGTTATGCAAATTAATATTTTGATCTTCAGATTTATGGCTTTTGCTTTTAGATCGTTTAGATTTTTCAGTCTTCGAAGCCGCTTTG
This genomic stretch from Acinetobacter pittii harbors:
- the pgsA gene encoding CDP-diacylglycerol--glycerol-3-phosphate 3-phosphatidyltransferase, which gives rise to MTTGRILNIPNILTLARIALIPVFLVIAYWPPAMGIGEHEGSMSRHIILTAIFVFAAITDWFDGYLARTLNQTSAFGRFLDPVADKLMVAAALIVLVQWNPTISMAFAAIVIISREITVSALREWMAELGARTSVAVSTVGKYKTAFQMIAISVFLLNWEPLEMLAYALLYTAVILTLWSMFIYLKAAWPYLKQP
- a CDS encoding thioesterase family protein; its protein translation is MSLLQLFEEIKQKEWIEIPEGWLQGRTVFGGLVAGLLMQKACCNIQDPNKRLLSCNITFVGPVQQGPAKLTIEILREGKSVTTLETRLWQDGAVQTILVASFGVPRASSINVRQEPRVPVYAPPEDLQPIPFARQMPECYQHFDVCWAEGHYPVTGSQYADFGGWSRFSPEKHENRQMTLPDLIVLMDIWPPGVLPMFKQVAPASSLTWHITYVHPFQHQLYDWFKYKVVTEYAGEGYSTEAAHLWDQNDHLIAILRQTVTVFT
- the uvrC gene encoding excinuclease ABC subunit UvrC: MNQNARPHIEKILANMTQLPGVYKMLGKEGELLYVGKAKNLKNRVSSYFVKKIEHPKTQALVARIYDIETLVTRSETEALLLEQNLIKQYRPPYNIMLRDDKSYVYIFVSADKPYPRLASGRGKGKHQIGKFFGPYPSAYSARDTLLVLQKLFNVRQCENSYFSQRKRPCLQYQIKRCSAPCVGLISPEDYKEDVNNSIRFLQGDTKELNQELIAKMEQAAAELEFEKAVFYRDRLSLLREVQALQAVFKVKGEADILAIAYQAGVTCVQIMYVRNGRMLGGKSYFPDMLGDDLGQMLSDFIANFYFQVADEVPNELIVNIALPDCKELEEALAQQFGKKVQIKSNVRETRAEWLELAEMNVQHAIKGQLSNHLELNERFHQLEQVVGRPVDRIECFDISHTMGEAPIASCVVFDQGGARKRDYRQFAIQDITAGDDYAAMRQALTRRYKKAILPDLLLIDGGKGQLHMAMEVMQELGLDAFMVGVSKGEGRKPGLETLHFTDGTKIQLPEDHKALHLIQQVRDEAHRFAITKHRAKRDKRRSTSVLEAIPGLGPKRRRDLLTHFGGIQGVLKASEKELTLVPGFGEMMARTIYKILHE
- a CDS encoding CHAP domain-containing protein; translation: MAHAHHAAHAYVHHIKVRKENSSQGDLKTKAMLSKAASKTEKSKRSKSKSHKSEDQNINLHNFSSKLESISANHSKEKCAKNIRIALQAAGADVSKHPVAASDWGHTLEKNGYKKIKPAFNRPQEGDIYIIERTSGHTYGHIAGYTGNGWFSDFRQKTYAVYKEKDVKYSYYRLDS